TGTGGGTGCcaagaactgaactctggtcctctgaaaggagAGTATtcattttaactgctgagccatctctctaggccctagGGGACATAATCTAAgtccaagagggagagagccCCACCTCCCTGAAATCCAGGATCAAAAAACAAGACAGTAATGACTGAATGAGGTTTATTGGAGTCCCAGAGACATTGGGGagaggggtcaggggtcaggttGAGGCTCACAGGAGAGAAACCCCTGGCCAAGTTCCCATATCCCCTTGGGACATTGGAACAAAGAGTCAAGTTGTAGTGATGGAAAGACCAAAGTACTACAAGTCAAGGGGTAGGGAAAGCCTCAATGTCTACCACCTCCACCAGGTCACAGGATTGGGAAATCGTGGTCAAAGGACTGTGCTCTACAGCATAAGGGAATGTCTGCCCTATTACTCTAAGGAGAGTGGGATTAGGCCACAACCATTCCAGACACCAGCCCATTCCAAGTGGATAGGAGTATGTGCATCTGGGTTAGTCCAACCTAAAGGGCCAGTCTAATCTAGTGTTCAGGATGGGGGAAGATCAGTAGGGTCAGACCATTCTGCAGTAAGGGAGACCTAATCTGAGAGTGGGTTAACTGAAGGTGGGGGGCATCTACCCTGATCTTCTTTCAGTACAGGAAGCAAAATTGGCGGAAGGCAGATTTCGGTTATACTCATTTTCTGGGGTCACCAGTGGCTGGCAGGTGTCATTTGAGGGGTTCCTGGAGGAGTCTAAGATattgccccacccccattctctaGATGAAGGATCTGGAATGCTGGCTCACAGGGTGGTTAAAATCATGGGGGTGCCTACATGTTATCTTCAGAGAGATGTTAGTGGAGACCCGTTTTTCATTACTATGTACCCAGTCTTGGAGGCCAGTTGATTTGAACATGCCACATTCCAGGGGTCTCAAAGTGAATAGTCTCTGTAGGTTTCAGAGAGAAATTCCCCAACAATTATGTTCTTGGACCCCCTTTGCTGAAGGATGTTTCACTGTGGGTTCTGGGTGGCACCATTTTTCCAGGCAGGGGCCTGGCTTGTCTTACGGTCTGGCTCTGGACTCAGTGGGCAGGGGTGTCCTGGTTATTCAGTCCATGCCCCTGTGTAGCTTCAGATGCCTGGAGAGGTTGCTAAGCGTGATGAAGCCCTTGCCACAGATGTGGCAGGGGAAGGGCCGCTCTGTGCCATGCAGCAGCCGGTGACGCTTGAGGTAGCACTCGTGGCGGAAGAACTTGCCACACTCCAGGCACGGGAACGGCTTTTCCCCGGTATGGACCAACACATGCCTTTCCAGGTCTCGAGGTGAACGGAACAGCTTCTCACATTCGGAACAGCCAAAGATCTTCTTGCTACGGCTGGAGGAGCCGGGTCCCGGCCCGCCAGCCGCCTGATTGCCCTCACCATCGGGGGCTGCCTCCCCGCTACCCTCACCATGGCTTGCACGCCGATGCTCCTCCAGGGCAGCCAGCGCTGCGTACAGCGCCCCGCAGTGGCCACAGCCATAAGTGGCTGGGCCTGAGTGAGCCTCTAAATGGCTGGCCAAAGCCGGGGCAGATGCGAAGAAGGTCCCGCAGTCGCACTGGTACAGTGTGTCTTCCGAAGATGCTTCGGCTGCTGCAGCCGGAGCCTGGTCATTCCCAGAGCCCTCGTCCCCCGGGAGCAATGCCTCCAGCTTGGGCACGCCTGCCCCGGTAGGGCTCAGGAGCAGCCCGGCGTCCCAAGTCTGGGGGGCGGCCCCCACCTCTGAGGCATCTCCCTCTCCTGCCACCTCCGGACCCCCACCCGAGGCCCAAACCTGCGTTGGAGGTGCATTGCTCCCCTGCAGGTCATGAGTGAGCTTGTGGCGTTCCAGCAGCGCAGGT
This Mus musculus strain C57BL/6J chromosome 7, GRCm38.p6 C57BL/6J DNA region includes the following protein-coding sequences:
- the Fiz1 gene encoding flt3-interacting zinc finger protein 1 is translated as MEDSSLPVVPAPIAAPGPAPSATAPRVPFHCSECGKSFRYRSDLRRHFARHTALKPHACPRCGKGFKHSFNLANHLRSHTGERPYRCSACPKGFRDSTGLLHHQVVHTGEKPYCCLVCELRFSSRSSLGRHLKRQHRGTLPSPLQPSPGLPPLSSPCSVCCNVGPCSVCGGGGSSGGEGLEGAGATSWGLAEAAAAAAASLPPFACGACARRFDHGRELAAHWAAHTDVKPFKCPRCERDFNAPALLERHKLTHDLQGSNAPPTQVWASGGGPEVAGEGDASEVGAAPQTWDAGLLLSPTGAGVPKLEALLPGDEGSGNDQAPAAAAEASSEDTLYQCDCGTFFASAPALASHLEAHSGPATYGCGHCGALYAALAALEEHRRASHGEGSGEAAPDGEGNQAAGGPGPGSSSRSKKIFGCSECEKLFRSPRDLERHVLVHTGEKPFPCLECGKFFRHECYLKRHRLLHGTERPFPCHICGKGFITLSNLSRHLKLHRGMD